In Flavivirga abyssicola, the following are encoded in one genomic region:
- a CDS encoding peroxiredoxin: protein MAAIRLGDVAPNFTAESTEGTINFHDWLGDSWGILFSHPADYTPVCTTELGTVAKYKAEFDKRNVKVVALSVDGIDSHHGWINDINETQETTVNFPIIADEDRKVSELYDMIHPNADSKLTVRSVFVIGADKKVKLTITYPASTGRNFDELLRVIDSLQLTAYHKVATPANWNNGDDCVVVPAVATEDIPGIFPKGFKEVKPYLRMTPQPNLN from the coding sequence ATGGCAGCAATTAGATTAGGGGACGTAGCTCCAAATTTTACAGCAGAATCAACAGAGGGTACTATTAATTTTCATGATTGGTTAGGAGATAGTTGGGGTATTTTATTTTCACACCCAGCAGATTACACCCCAGTTTGCACAACAGAATTGGGAACAGTAGCAAAATATAAAGCTGAATTTGATAAACGTAATGTAAAAGTGGTTGCACTTAGCGTAGATGGTATCGACTCGCATCATGGTTGGATTAATGATATTAATGAAACACAGGAAACGACAGTTAACTTTCCTATTATTGCAGATGAAGATAGAAAAGTATCAGAACTGTATGATATGATTCATCCTAATGCGGATAGTAAGTTAACAGTACGATCGGTTTTTGTTATTGGTGCAGATAAAAAAGTGAAACTAACTATAACTTACCCTGCATCAACTGGTAGAAATTTTGATGAATTATTACGCGTTATCGATTCTTTGCAATTAACAGCATACCATAAAGTGGCAACTCCAGCAAATTGGAATAATGGAGATGATTGTGTTGTTGTACCAGCAGTAGCAACAGAAGATATCCCAGGCATTTTTCCTAAAGGGTTTAAAGAAGTTAAACCTTACTTGAGAATGACACCACAGCCTAATTTAAATTAA
- the fumC gene encoding class II fumarate hydratase — MSYRIEKDTMGEVKVPADKLWGAQTERSRNNFKIGAPASMPLEIIYGFAYLKKAAAYTNCKLGVLSTEKRDLIASVCDEILEGKHDDQFPLVIWQTGSGTQSNMNVNEVIANRAHQIAGKVIGEGEKTIQPNDDVNKSQSSNDTFPTGMHIAAYKKVVETTIPGIKQLRDTLNKKSNDFKHVVKIGRTHLMDATPLTLGQELSGYVAQLDHGIKALENTLPHLSELALGGTAVGTGLNTPKGYSKLVAEYIAEFTDLPFVTAPNKFEALAAHDALVETHGALKQIAVSLNKIANDVRMMASGPRSGIGEIIIPANEPGSSIMPGKVNPTQCEALTMVCAQVMGNDVAISVGGLQGHYELNVFKPVMAANVLHSAQLIGDACVSFDLNCAVGIEPNNEVITKLLNNSLMLVTALNTKIGYYKAAEIANTAHKNGTTLKEEAVNLGYVTAEDYDNWVKPEDMVGSLK, encoded by the coding sequence ATGAGTTACAGAATAGAGAAAGATACTATGGGAGAGGTTAAAGTTCCTGCTGATAAGCTTTGGGGGGCTCAAACTGAACGATCAAGAAACAATTTTAAAATTGGAGCTCCAGCTTCTATGCCACTAGAAATAATTTACGGATTTGCGTATCTAAAAAAAGCTGCTGCATATACCAATTGCAAACTTGGAGTTTTATCTACTGAAAAACGAGATTTAATTGCTAGTGTTTGTGATGAAATATTAGAAGGTAAACACGATGATCAATTCCCTTTAGTTATATGGCAAACTGGATCGGGAACTCAAAGTAACATGAATGTTAATGAGGTTATTGCAAACAGAGCACACCAAATAGCTGGAAAAGTAATTGGAGAAGGGGAAAAAACGATTCAACCAAATGATGATGTTAATAAATCTCAATCTTCTAACGACACCTTCCCTACCGGTATGCATATAGCTGCTTACAAAAAAGTAGTTGAAACAACCATTCCTGGTATAAAACAATTACGAGATACTTTAAATAAAAAATCTAATGACTTCAAACACGTGGTAAAAATTGGACGTACCCATTTAATGGATGCTACGCCACTTACACTCGGACAAGAACTTTCGGGTTATGTCGCTCAATTAGACCATGGTATTAAAGCTTTAGAAAATACATTACCACATTTAAGTGAATTAGCACTTGGTGGTACTGCAGTTGGAACAGGCTTGAACACACCGAAAGGATACAGCAAGCTCGTTGCAGAATATATAGCAGAATTTACAGATTTACCTTTTGTAACAGCACCAAACAAATTTGAGGCTCTAGCTGCCCATGATGCTTTAGTAGAAACCCATGGTGCATTAAAACAAATAGCCGTTTCTTTAAATAAAATTGCAAATGATGTTAGAATGATGGCTTCTGGACCACGTTCAGGTATTGGAGAAATCATCATTCCTGCCAATGAACCAGGAAGTTCTATCATGCCGGGAAAAGTTAATCCAACTCAATGTGAAGCATTAACTATGGTTTGTGCTCAAGTTATGGGGAACGATGTAGCTATTTCTGTAGGTGGCCTACAAGGACATTATGAATTAAATGTGTTTAAACCTGTAATGGCCGCAAACGTATTACATTCGGCACAGTTGATTGGTGATGCTTGTGTAAGTTTTGATTTAAATTGTGCGGTAGGTATAGAACCTAATAACGAAGTTATTACTAAATTACTAAACAACTCTTTAATGCTAGTCACTGCTTTAAACACAAAAATTGGTTATTACAAAGCTGCTGAAATTGCTAATACTGCTCATAAAAATGGGACGACATTAAAAGAAGAAGCTGTTAATTTAGGTTATGTTACTGCTGAAGATTACGATAACTGGGTTAAACCCGAAGATATGGTAGGAAGCCTAAAATAA
- a CDS encoding Crp/Fnr family transcriptional regulator yields MNPNVIFLNSFLDVSEETFEKLTSISTFRKLEKGYQIDKPGEVPDKIYMLISGMIRAYLSSEKGKEYNKNFFMPFSFVGSLTALIKKQPSKLTYETLTECKVYELSFEEVTRLCAEDIHISNLYSKVLERVFIKYEERQLEFISMDATERYLKLRKKISGIDDLIPQYHIASYLSITPVQLSRIRKKIDKN; encoded by the coding sequence ATGAATCCAAATGTTATTTTTTTAAATTCATTTTTAGATGTTTCAGAAGAAACTTTTGAGAAGCTTACCAGTATATCTACGTTTAGAAAACTTGAAAAGGGATATCAAATAGATAAACCAGGGGAGGTTCCAGATAAAATCTATATGCTAATATCTGGAATGATACGTGCTTATCTTAGTTCAGAAAAAGGAAAGGAGTATAATAAGAATTTTTTTATGCCTTTTAGCTTTGTTGGGTCACTTACAGCTTTGATTAAAAAACAACCTTCTAAACTAACTTACGAAACACTTACTGAATGTAAAGTGTATGAGTTAAGTTTCGAAGAAGTTACTAGACTTTGCGCAGAAGATATTCATATTAGCAATTTGTATAGCAAAGTTTTAGAACGTGTTTTTATCAAATATGAAGAACGTCAATTGGAGTTTATTTCTATGGATGCCACAGAGCGATATTTAAAGTTGAGAAAGAAAATATCTGGAATAGATGATTTAATTCCACAGTACCACATAGCATCATATTTGAGCATAACCCCAGTACAATTAAGTAGAATAAGAAAAAAAATTGATAAGAATTAA
- a CDS encoding chromosome partitioning protein ParA, which yields MENSKSNMGLKVGLGIALVLFLGTGFYTMNLYKSSNQIQKDLTEEKQLVMNDLNAMAKQYDVAISENDVANKNLTDARARIQGLIDSLKISETNVKSLWRYKKKYQSLQKEMDVLMAQNDSLRVENSYLATSLDSTRVRLEERTMFTDSLLVQNNALAEVVENAAVLNTVGLKGFGVIERTSGKLIPTERASRTDKIRVCFTVAKNGLVQAGDQELYVQVIDPKNNTLGLNDQVYFDGKTLNYSIISKFNYENASLNICEFVASKGKGNFEKGRYIVNVFNEKDLVSSSEFTLK from the coding sequence ATGGAAAACAGCAAGAGCAATATGGGGCTTAAAGTAGGATTAGGAATTGCATTAGTTTTATTCTTAGGAACTGGGTTTTATACAATGAATTTGTATAAGAGCAGTAATCAGATACAAAAAGATTTAACAGAAGAGAAGCAATTAGTTATGAACGATTTAAACGCTATGGCAAAACAGTATGATGTGGCTATTAGCGAAAATGATGTCGCAAACAAAAATTTAACTGATGCAAGAGCACGTATCCAAGGTTTAATTGACTCATTAAAGATTTCTGAAACTAACGTAAAAAGTTTATGGAGATACAAAAAGAAATATCAATCCTTACAAAAGGAAATGGATGTATTAATGGCACAAAATGATTCGTTAAGAGTTGAGAATTCATATTTGGCTACATCTTTAGATAGTACCCGTGTGCGTTTAGAAGAGCGTACTATGTTTACTGATTCTCTATTAGTTCAAAATAATGCTTTAGCCGAAGTAGTTGAAAATGCAGCAGTTTTAAATACGGTTGGATTAAAAGGTTTTGGAGTTATTGAAAGAACTTCAGGAAAACTAATACCAACAGAGAGAGCTAGTCGTACAGACAAAATTAGAGTATGTTTTACTGTTGCTAAAAATGGTTTAGTTCAAGCTGGAGACCAAGAATTATATGTACAGGTAATTGACCCAAAAAATAATACTTTAGGATTAAATGATCAAGTTTATTTTGATGGGAAAACATTAAATTATAGTATTATTAGTAAGTTTAATTACGAAAATGCTAGCCTTAATATATGTGAATTCGTAGCATCAAAAGGAAAAGGTAATTTTGAAAAAGGACGTTATATTGTTAACGTTTTTAATGAAAAAGATCTTGTATCAAGTTCAGAATTTACTTTAAAGTGA
- a CDS encoding formimidoylglutamase: MDKLVLFKNSSRNKLLNKRLGESKFGQHVKILTSISNIYEQLKNLDVVYVVIGLPEDVGVFANHGKTGASKAWESAIKVLLNIQSNHYTKAENVLILGHLDFSSEMLEVSKLDVSKKKDILKARKIVTKIDNHVSYIINQIVLAGKKPIIIGGGHNNAYGNIKGASLAFNKPINVINFDAHSDFRPEEGRHSGNGFSYAYAEGFLKNYFIFGLHENYTSEKLFKTLNKVKPLKYNTFESLEIRKELKFKSELNRALIHISKAPFGIEIDCDAIENIPSSACTPSGFSVNKTRQFLNFFAKQDNACYLHICEAAPDKKTSTKVGKLITYLITDFIKS, translated from the coding sequence ATGGATAAACTAGTTTTATTTAAAAATTCTTCACGAAATAAATTATTAAACAAACGCCTTGGTGAATCCAAATTTGGCCAACATGTTAAAATATTAACCAGCATTTCCAATATATACGAACAACTTAAAAATTTGGATGTTGTTTATGTAGTAATTGGTCTACCAGAAGATGTGGGAGTATTTGCAAACCATGGAAAAACAGGAGCTTCAAAGGCTTGGGAGTCCGCCATTAAAGTTTTGTTAAACATTCAAAGTAATCATTATACAAAGGCAGAAAACGTTTTAATTTTGGGGCATCTTGATTTTTCTTCAGAGATGTTAGAGGTTTCAAAGCTGGATGTTTCTAAGAAAAAAGATATTTTAAAAGCTAGAAAAATAGTTACGAAGATTGATAACCATGTATCCTATATTATCAATCAAATAGTTTTAGCAGGTAAAAAACCAATTATTATTGGTGGCGGACACAATAATGCCTATGGAAATATTAAAGGCGCTTCATTGGCATTTAACAAACCTATTAATGTTATTAATTTTGATGCGCATTCAGATTTTAGACCAGAGGAAGGGCGCCATAGCGGAAATGGTTTTAGTTATGCTTATGCTGAAGGGTTTTTAAAAAACTATTTTATTTTCGGTCTACATGAAAATTACACTTCAGAGAAATTATTTAAGACCCTTAATAAAGTAAAGCCTTTAAAGTATAATACATTCGAATCTTTAGAAATTAGAAAAGAATTAAAGTTTAAAAGTGAATTAAATCGTGCATTAATACATATTTCTAAAGCACCATTTGGTATTGAAATAGATTGTGATGCCATTGAAAACATTCCAAGCAGTGCCTGCACACCTAGCGGTTTTAGTGTTAATAAAACCAGACAGTTTTTAAACTTTTTTGCCAAACAGGATAATGCCTGTTATTTACATATCTGTGAAGCTGCTCCAGATAAAAAAACAAGTACCAAGGTTGGAAAACTTATTACCTATTTAATTACAGATTTTATAAAGTCATAG
- a CDS encoding bifunctional helix-turn-helix transcriptional regulator/GNAT family N-acetyltransferase has protein sequence MDALRGYGELGLGSRLKRVSEYMMKETQLVYNHFNVDFDPYLFPIFKIIVNKKGVTNSEIQNSLQFTQPAITQAINKLNDKGLIVYDSDKLDKRKKLISLSGKGHDVLERLKPIWKAIDKVIKVYTLESSSSLIEHLNILENKLNTKSFSETIINNIKMNTTQTLEIISFEKQYAKDFYELNVEWLKTFFYVEPYDEEVLSKPEQYIIEKGGHIFFAKINNQIVGTVALMPIGNEGLFELTKMAVSPEHRGYKIGQQLMQYCIDFAKGMGLPKLVLYSNTTLENAIYIYKKYGFIEKPLEPDTPYKRSDIKMELVF, from the coding sequence ATGGATGCATTACGTGGATATGGAGAACTAGGATTAGGCTCTCGGCTTAAAAGAGTAAGTGAATATATGATGAAAGAAACTCAATTAGTTTATAATCACTTTAATGTGGATTTTGACCCTTACCTTTTTCCAATATTTAAGATTATAGTCAACAAAAAAGGTGTTACAAATTCTGAAATACAAAACTCGTTACAATTTACACAGCCTGCCATAACACAGGCTATTAATAAATTAAACGATAAAGGCTTAATTGTATATGATTCGGATAAATTAGATAAACGAAAAAAATTAATTTCCCTATCAGGTAAAGGACACGATGTATTAGAAAGGTTAAAACCTATCTGGAAAGCTATTGACAAAGTGATTAAGGTATATACCTTAGAAAGCTCTTCTTCTTTAATTGAACATTTAAATATTTTGGAAAATAAGCTTAACACTAAAAGTTTTAGTGAAACGATCATTAATAATATTAAAATGAATACTACACAAACACTTGAAATCATTTCTTTTGAAAAACAATATGCTAAGGATTTTTATGAGTTGAACGTAGAGTGGTTGAAAACATTTTTTTATGTAGAACCTTATGATGAGGAAGTCTTAAGCAAACCTGAACAGTATATTATTGAAAAAGGAGGGCATATATTTTTTGCAAAAATCAATAACCAAATAGTCGGAACTGTTGCACTCATGCCTATTGGTAATGAAGGACTTTTTGAATTAACAAAAATGGCTGTTTCACCAGAGCATCGCGGGTATAAAATTGGTCAACAACTTATGCAATATTGTATTGATTTTGCCAAAGGAATGGGATTACCAAAGCTTGTACTCTACTCCAATACAACTTTAGAGAATGCCATTTATATATACAAGAAGTACGGGTTTATTGAAAAACCCTTAGAACCTGATACACCTTATAAACGAAGTGATATTAAAATGGAATTGGTGTTTTAG
- a CDS encoding DUF6638 family protein, whose translation MQKLKEANLYRSELIPISGKLVERYNKCLVKLGFAKTKLKTFHIDGIGWSPEVAEEKENLHYLNNGEANPHGIIISPLQKGKPVYLPYHTFDREMMQQIFKTYGDKINDITRDSAICIDFDQKIDAFYEPLDVLKYNTVHINFHLMNNLYHQQNEQFQLIEKFKEGHNFIDEEIHLELLNSAKTYGDLRTRDLELPAIDFSVSSFYTRAFGGVYVLRDFITPIVVFEDENWHKEAIKDTNYEVLIYHIHQTELMDKLRDHVIIEYDLEVAVKTERYERIKKYEMTQYLEKTEHPVKDILENPILYKSYLNKLDIESRKKVMSVERYLEKLETSNQYKIADIVDSKLFEALHKPHSSLEGKHQDLIWKLLVNISPKDILYWYWYDKEDFYASFKSWDDSLKEWAIAIISNKV comes from the coding sequence GTGCAAAAATTAAAAGAAGCCAATTTATATAGAAGCGAACTAATTCCCATTAGTGGCAAATTAGTAGAGCGTTATAACAAATGTTTAGTAAAACTTGGGTTTGCCAAAACAAAGTTAAAAACGTTTCATATAGACGGTATAGGCTGGAGCCCAGAAGTTGCAGAAGAAAAAGAGAATCTTCATTACTTAAATAACGGAGAAGCGAATCCACACGGGATCATTATCTCACCATTACAAAAAGGCAAGCCTGTGTATTTACCGTATCATACTTTTGATAGGGAAATGATGCAGCAGATCTTTAAAACCTATGGAGATAAAATCAATGATATTACCAGAGATTCAGCAATCTGTATTGATTTTGATCAAAAAATAGATGCTTTTTATGAACCTTTGGATGTGTTGAAATATAATACGGTACACATTAATTTTCATTTAATGAATAACCTGTATCATCAGCAAAATGAACAATTCCAACTCATTGAAAAATTTAAAGAAGGTCATAACTTTATAGATGAAGAAATTCATTTAGAATTATTGAATTCTGCCAAAACATATGGCGACTTACGGACTAGGGATTTAGAATTACCAGCCATAGATTTCTCAGTAAGTTCCTTTTATACTAGAGCTTTTGGAGGTGTCTATGTTTTACGTGATTTTATTACTCCTATCGTAGTTTTTGAAGATGAAAACTGGCATAAGGAAGCTATTAAAGACACGAATTATGAGGTGCTAATTTATCATATACATCAGACAGAGTTAATGGATAAATTACGCGATCATGTTATTATAGAATATGATTTAGAAGTAGCAGTAAAAACAGAGCGTTACGAGCGTATTAAAAAATACGAAATGACTCAATACCTGGAAAAAACAGAGCATCCGGTTAAAGATATTCTAGAAAACCCTATTTTGTATAAAAGTTACCTAAATAAATTAGATATTGAATCTCGTAAAAAAGTGATGAGTGTGGAGCGCTATTTGGAAAAATTGGAAACGAGCAATCAATACAAAATAGCTGATATTGTTGATTCAAAATTATTTGAAGCATTGCATAAACCACATTCCTCTTTAGAAGGAAAACATCAGGATTTAATTTGGAAACTGCTGGTAAACATATCACCTAAAGATATTTTATATTGGTATTGGTACGATAAAGAAGATTTTTATGCTAGTTTCAAGTCATGGGACGATTCGCTTAAAGAATGGGCCATAGCAATTATTAGTAACAAAGTTTAA
- a CDS encoding NUDIX domain-containing protein — translation MATNRIKNIVSKLLSDNYYILKKLTFDYLMKDGKWVTQAREVYDRGDGAGILLYNKEKQTIILTKQFRMPTYMNDNGDGFLVEIAAGMLDKDNPEACVIRETEEEVGYRLKEVKKVYEGYSSPGVMTEKMHFFIGEYTDDMKVNDGGGLDSEHEDIEVLEMPFQEAVDMLNTGKIVDTRTIVLLQYAIINTLLD, via the coding sequence ATGGCAACTAATCGCATTAAAAACATAGTAAGCAAACTGCTTTCAGACAATTATTATATACTCAAAAAACTAACTTTCGATTATTTAATGAAGGATGGTAAATGGGTAACACAAGCAAGAGAGGTTTACGATAGAGGAGATGGCGCTGGTATTTTGCTTTATAACAAGGAAAAGCAAACCATTATCTTAACAAAACAGTTTAGAATGCCTACTTATATGAATGATAATGGAGATGGATTTTTAGTAGAGATTGCCGCAGGTATGTTAGATAAAGACAATCCGGAAGCTTGTGTTATTAGAGAAACAGAAGAAGAAGTTGGATATCGGTTAAAAGAAGTGAAAAAAGTTTATGAAGGCTATTCATCTCCTGGAGTGATGACTGAAAAAATGCATTTTTTTATTGGCGAATACACCGATGATATGAAAGTGAATGACGGTGGCGGATTAGATAGTGAGCATGAAGATATAGAGGTATTAGAAATGCCTTTTCAGGAAGCGGTTGATATGCTAAATACAGGAAAAATAGTTGATACAAGGACTATTGTATTGTTGCAGTATGCAATAATTAATACGTTGTTGGATTAG
- a CDS encoding AAA family ATPase — MEHNSTFPIKLTELDMLRDEASSYLKSVQWEQGQRAKNKDKDAKDESILLYLSRANNGSHAAEITSVSKTILALKKRLLPDSIAIPIYLNQTLYAVQEGITLGIWIKDSYYDSSGLSSLNENKSALDTNGKREFESKMHTATAFMLFSSAYKILNDLKPYASDDLSVMKQKFAGIPEVSVMTPLKGVSCSLFYYDKYLGHPEIIKSDKDVIDFTVVYFEALIDEIQLRKSSLEYTETIEDRTYKLEKSEFAISGWSNVFEGTAKSIEFNKIKFEQIVGNRDAKHFARRLTERMLSYDFTAKKNPFQELGGFMPVFMGYGIPGTGKSMLIAAIATRLKEHCDALDIPFLFHPMPDTLISTFQGGSAEKMVEWMKPMQDPTKLIFAPIDDAENNLQERTAQGVSAGVKEVIGVFLRYTEGAYAVNYGNSSIGLFTNLPEMLDKAVISRVQGRFKIDGARTEHDFLDQDHLWWRKLDETMPDFVNMQGPESYSYLQDQGLAKNMGEILNVSNKPTEERVHDIYDNVEKQFKTNEHLFYANLYKDMQKAFPFFSSRDVRNIQSAVSLRLTDFDLEEDWFENPEIYFKQDYETKFSMLQELMRANMKGLDFSEIRRQEVVRYLDNVATIADTDFKRKVDARVNQLNIEREARSTFENGN; from the coding sequence ATGGAGCACAACTCAACATTCCCAATAAAACTAACCGAACTCGATATGCTTCGCGATGAAGCGTCTTCTTATTTAAAAAGCGTACAATGGGAGCAAGGTCAGCGTGCTAAAAACAAAGATAAAGATGCTAAGGACGAGTCTATTTTATTGTATTTATCTCGTGCTAATAATGGTAGTCATGCAGCGGAAATAACCTCGGTATCAAAAACAATTCTAGCTTTAAAAAAGCGTTTATTACCAGATTCTATAGCCATTCCTATTTATTTGAATCAAACACTATATGCTGTTCAAGAAGGCATAACATTAGGTATTTGGATTAAAGATAGTTATTACGATTCATCTGGTTTATCGAGTTTAAATGAAAACAAATCGGCTTTAGATACCAATGGTAAACGTGAATTTGAAAGTAAAATGCATACTGCTACAGCCTTTATGCTTTTCAGTTCTGCCTATAAAATATTAAACGATTTAAAACCATATGCATCAGACGATTTAAGTGTGATGAAGCAGAAGTTTGCTGGTATTCCAGAGGTGTCAGTAATGACGCCATTAAAAGGGGTTTCCTGTAGTTTGTTTTACTATGATAAGTACTTAGGACATCCAGAAATTATTAAATCAGATAAAGATGTTATAGATTTTACTGTGGTGTACTTTGAAGCCTTAATTGATGAAATTCAATTGCGTAAAAGTAGCTTAGAGTATACAGAAACTATTGAGGACAGAACCTATAAATTAGAAAAATCGGAATTTGCTATTTCAGGTTGGAGCAATGTATTTGAAGGGACAGCAAAAAGTATCGAGTTCAATAAAATTAAGTTTGAGCAAATTGTTGGTAACCGTGATGCAAAACACTTTGCGCGTCGTTTAACAGAGCGTATGTTAAGTTACGATTTCACAGCAAAGAAAAACCCGTTTCAAGAATTAGGAGGCTTCATGCCTGTTTTTATGGGGTATGGTATTCCAGGAACAGGAAAAAGTATGCTTATTGCTGCGATTGCAACACGACTTAAAGAACATTGTGATGCTTTAGATATTCCGTTTTTGTTTCATCCGATGCCAGATACCTTAATTAGTACATTTCAAGGTGGTTCGGCAGAAAAAATGGTCGAATGGATGAAGCCTATGCAAGATCCTACAAAATTAATTTTTGCTCCCATTGATGATGCAGAAAACAATTTACAGGAGCGAACAGCTCAAGGTGTTTCGGCAGGTGTAAAAGAAGTCATTGGTGTGTTTTTGCGCTATACAGAAGGTGCTTATGCCGTAAACTACGGAAATAGTTCGATTGGACTGTTTACCAATCTTCCCGAAATGTTAGATAAAGCAGTCATTTCTCGTGTACAAGGACGTTTTAAAATTGATGGCGCCAGAACAGAACATGACTTTTTAGATCAGGATCATTTGTGGTGGCGAAAATTAGACGAAACCATGCCGGATTTTGTAAACATGCAAGGGCCAGAAAGCTATAGCTATTTACAAGATCAAGGTCTGGCTAAAAACATGGGGGAAATCCTTAACGTTTCTAACAAGCCAACCGAAGAGCGCGTCCATGATATTTATGATAACGTAGAAAAACAATTTAAAACAAATGAACATCTATTCTACGCGAATCTTTATAAGGATATGCAAAAGGCATTTCCATTCTTTTCATCACGTGATGTTAGAAACATTCAAAGTGCCGTGTCATTACGTTTAACAGATTTTGATTTGGAAGAAGATTGGTTCGAAAACCCAGAAATCTATTTCAAACAAGATTATGAAACTAAGTTTAGTATGCTTCAGGAATTAATGCGAGCCAATATGAAAGGCTTAGATTTTTCAGAAATTCGCCGTCAGGAAGTAGTACGCTATTTAGATAATGTAGCCACCATTGCAGATACAGATTTTAAACGAAAAGTAGATGCCAGAGTAAACCAGTTAAATATAGAAAGAGAAGCAAGAAGTACTTTTGAAAATGGCAACTAA
- a CDS encoding T9SS type A sorting domain-containing protein, with the protein MKKTIFFIIILAVATNFGYSQIVYSLNSLSSVPSSRYTLAENTNHSLHLSIFIESDATLNGFKTTLDGGHELIWDLTAFNKNEWINLKHDFTTTNELINPVFNIEIIDDNTSGTGFGTFFIDDIKIYDNSLLSIPDIENEVSMAPNPVENVLTLTNIPVNSEMKLYNVLGTEFMVKKVDNGNRVNLEMSGLSSGVYILKILDDNRIFTRKIIKK; encoded by the coding sequence ATGAAAAAAACAATATTTTTTATAATTATATTAGCTGTAGCCACTAATTTTGGCTATTCACAAATTGTGTATTCCCTTAATTCGCTTTCTTCAGTTCCAAGTTCGCGATATACGCTTGCTGAAAACACAAATCACAGTTTACATTTAAGCATTTTTATTGAGTCGGACGCGACCTTAAATGGCTTTAAAACGACTTTGGATGGTGGCCATGAACTTATTTGGGATTTAACGGCGTTTAATAAAAATGAATGGATAAATTTAAAACACGATTTTACAACTACTAATGAATTAATAAACCCTGTTTTTAATATTGAAATAATCGATGATAATACCTCAGGAACTGGTTTTGGAACATTTTTTATTGATGATATTAAAATTTATGATAATTCATTATTATCTATTCCTGATATAGAAAATGAAGTTAGTATGGCTCCTAATCCAGTTGAAAATGTTTTAACTCTAACAAATATACCTGTTAATTCTGAAATGAAACTTTATAACGTTTTGGGAACTGAGTTTATGGTTAAGAAAGTTGATAATGGCAATAGGGTTAACCTAGAAATGTCTGGATTATCTTCTGGGGTGTATATTTTGAAAATATTAGACGATAACAGAATCTTTACCAGAAAAATTATAAAAAAATAG